The sequence TTACACAATAGGATTCACTGGCAACGGTCTGTGCTTTGCAGTATAATAATCGCAATCAATAATTTCACTATGTTCTGTTACCTCTCTGTCTCTTCTTCGCATACGTATCTTCCATAACCGGAATTTATTTATTCCATATCATTACAAATTCTTTTTCTCCTGTGTTGTCATCTACACTTCCGGATTAAATGCAAAAGTTCTCCCGTAGATAAAATTTTATTGCTTTCTCATTTCTCTGATAGACCCTTAATTTTAATGTGGATTTAACTTCCTTTGCATGATTTAACAGTTGTTTTCCAATTCCTTTTGACTGCATTGTTTCTTTTACAAAAATCCCCTCAATATAATCATCATTCAATCCAATAAATCCATCTATCTGCCTTGCACAGTCCTCTTCTTGCACGTATATTTCTGCATGAGGAAGCATTTCTCTTACCATGTCAAAGTTAATCCGCCAGTAACCAGACGATATGAAATTATGTGCACGAATATTCGTATCAAGCCATATCTGCATTACTGCGTCTATATCATCTTCATTGTATTGTCTTATCAATTTCTATCTCCTTAATTACCTGTTTTTCAGTTTGATAAACTGAAATTTTCAAGCGAATAGTGTTTCACACTCTTCTACTTCGAGAATTAATTGCTTTTTCATATCCTGTCATAAAACTCGCTATATTAAACAATTCCACCGTGCTTATATTGCTGTTCCCGAAGCTTATCCAACGATTTTGCTCCATCCGGGCTATACAAATCCAATAATTCCAAAAAATTACCAGACTCCTTACACCCATGCAATATCATACGCATACTATCCGCATCTTTACCGAATAACATACCCAACAGACTCATATCATACTGATTTTGACTATCACTTAATACTCCCTGCTGATGTAAATCCTCCATAAAACCATAAGAACGAACCTCGGTACCTATTCGCATCGCCACATTATATAAATCCGGATCAACAGTATGAAGATGATTTAGGTAGCGTGTCTCAATATTTCTATTGGGCGTGCCGCTCATCATCCAATTTGCTATATCTTCCAAAGATGCACCTATGGCAGCATCATCAATCAAATGCATCTGCCATCTTCCGCTTTCAGTCTTTGTAAAGGTATATTTTCCATCTTCCGAATACAATGTATTTGACCATGAGTTTTTTGGAGCCGCCTGGTCTCTGACAAGCACTTCAAATGCATCCATTGCAACTCTGTCTGGGATACACTTTTTCTCATCTGTTGGTAATTCCATTTTCCCCAATGCTACTGCAGTTTGCACTAGTTCATAATCCGATATGTTTTCTCCATGATAAAAATAAGAATTTTGTTCTTTCAATTTATCAAATGATGCCGGTAGTTTTACTTCTGCCAACTGTTCTTTGGAAACCTCAGTCCAATCTTCTTTTTTCTTACTACCTGCGGTCTGCATCTGCACTCTCGGACCGTTTGTAATCTTTGTACCATATTTTGCGTTTACCATATGTTCTGTTATTGTCACATGTGCAAACTGAAATAAACTCCTTTGGTTTCTTGTATTTCCGTAACCTTCAACTTTCACAGCATATGGAAATGATGACTTCGTATTCAAAACAGAGTAAGTACCTGTATAAAATGTATTTGCCGCTTGTATTCTCATAATATAACCTCCAATCCAAACAGACGCCATCCTTAGCTCATAATATTTATCGACATTTATTCATTTTTCTTTACAGAATGGAACGAAACCTGGAATTTTACAGTCTATTAGACTTTTTATTTACAGTTGTATTTTCGTTTCATTTCTCGTCTCGCCTTAATCTTTCCTAAAAGCCCAGAAAGATACATTGCAAGGACTATTAACATACCACAATCTAACCCAAGACCTGCACCTGCTACTCTTTCATAGACACTTCCAGGTGTATCTAGTCCTGTAAATTCAATAATCACGAACGCAATCATTCCTATTATTGCAATAACCGTAAGTACAAATAACCTTCCTTTAATTTTTTGATTAATTGTCTCTGTATAATCAGATAATTTCAATACTGTTTCTTTTACTTCTTCATTCATATTCTCGCTTTTCCTTTCTCCATCAATGATTTCAGGTATACTAACATCATAAAAATCAGCCAATTGAGCCAACAAACTAATATCAGGCATATTAGAACCTGTTTCCCATCTAGAAACCGTTCGGCCTGAAACTTTTATCTTTTCGGCAAGCTGTTCCTGTGTAATATCCTTTTCTTTCCTAAGTTCTTTTAAGAAACTTCCAATCTTTTTCTGATCCATACTGTTTCCTCCTTTCATTGACAGAGTAATATTATTCTACTAAACATAACACGACAAAAAGCGAGAAAATGCCGTATTTACGCTATTGGACAAATCTGTCTAGTATTACTTATATTGGCTTTAGCCCCAAAAACTTGAAATTATATATGTCTTTGCAAATATACCATATCTATTAGCTGTACACCGCCCTCATAAATTGGGTGGTCATAATTGTCAGTAAAGAAATTGGGAATCTTGTGAAAACGAACAAATCCACATTTTTCATAAAATGGTATTGTCAGTGGGCTGTCACCTGTTCCAACCTGCAAAATAGAATATTCATCTGCATATTGGCTGGCAATAAAGTCAATTAATGTTTTCCCATATCCCATTCCTTGATTTTCTGGATTGACTGCAATATTCTTGATTTCAAGTATTCCGTTACCTTCATCAGTAACAACACATTCAGCTTTTACATTATCGTCTTCAAGCACATACATAGTACCTTTTTCAATATAACGGTCAATCATATTCTCTTGTTCATCAGCTAATAATAATAATGATATAAATTGTTTTTTATTTTCGTTTACTTCTCGAATTATCATATCGTTTACTCTCTCAAACAGGAAGTTGCCTGAATATTATTTTTCGTTGACGAGTTTGCCTGTCATGTGTTCTATTTTTATGGCAAACAACTGTGTCCGTGATGCAGAACGTTCCATTTCTTCCTCAATCTCATCTGTAGTTGGATAATATTTTGCTGCTAGCTTTCTCAGTCGATCCTCAAAGATATTATTTTCTGTTACCGGCTTCACCTTTCCAAACACAACAACGCTTGTCGGATTCCATTCCCAATGACCTTCTTTTTTGAATCCCTGATTCCAAACAGTCAAGCAAACCTTATCGCATCTGTTCACTGCATCAGCCTTATGTCCTTCTTTTGCTCCATGAAAATAAATGATGTTGTCTGCCTCGTCATAATAGAAATTAATTGGTATTGTATATGGGTATCCTTCATCACCGATTACCGAAAACGCTGCCCTCTTCTCCTCCTTCAACACCTTTTTACATTCTTCTGTTGTTATCTGCTGCTTAAATCTTCTCATTTCTCTGAACATGTCAATCTCTCCTTACTTTATTATATTTTGCTAGGCGTTTGCGAAACGCCAAAAGCCGCATAAATACGGCATTTTTTTGTTGTTAAAATAAAATATCTCCTCAAGGTTTATGGTAAAATAGAGTTGCGAAAAACTATAAACCAATCCACCAAAAGGAGATATACCTATATGATAACACATAAGCAGCTCACTTTGGCAGAAGTCTGCTTATCAAATTCTTCTGCGTCCTGCTCATCTACAAGATAGCCTTCCGGTGTTGCATACTCTCCAGTAATCTCATCAAGATAACAAGGTACAAGCTCTTTACACAGAAAGAATGATGCATCTTCTCCCCCTGGCAATCCATGATAACGGATACCATACTCGCTTGCCTGCCTGAATCCACTCTTCCCATAAAAATCAATATTTCCTTCAAAGCATAATGCACCACAGCCTAGCTCTGCTGCCTTCTCCAATGAATAATCAAGCAGGATTTTTCCATATCCTTTCCGTTTATATTCGTTTTTCTTCTAAACGGATTACTATATTATTTTTCATAATCTGATTCTCCTTCACTTCAACTCTTGAACCAAGCTTTTTATAGCTGATACAAATCCATCTTTTACCTTGTCGCTTTCTACTCTCCAAAGTCATAGTGAGCAGTTGGTTTATTACCAAAGATACATCCTCTTACTGCCAGCACAAAGTTTCGATTAGCAAGCACTTGATGCGTTTCCTCTATGTATGCATATTGTCAAGTGTATGTGTCATATTTTATATTCAAAATAAAAAAGGCTGCTACTCTCTAAAAAATAACAGCCTTTCTTACTATATCAGCCTTTTGGAATTTGACCATCGACATACAGAATGTGATTAACTAACCACTCTGTGAGATATTTTAAAATCCCCATAATCTGTTCATCTTGATCTTCTACCTCATCATTGTGATGTTCCATAAATTCATCAAGTTTATGTATAAATTCCTGATGTTGAACTTTCTGTGTAAATATCTTCTTATAATTAATAGATTCCATATACTGCTCTTCATCACTAAAGTGTTTTACTGTATAATTTCGGAGATTTTCTAATATTATATTAATCCTATCATATTTATCCGGTGTAAACTCATCATGAAGCAGTTCATATGCCTCATCTGCATATTTAAATAACTGCTTGTGTTCTTCGTCTATCATATCTATACCGATATAATATTCTGGTTTCATTTCATACATAAATCAATCCTACTTTCAGTTTATTTGTTTTATGAACCTGTTACCTGTTCAATACTATTCATAATAGGCAAATGCATTTCTCATGAATTTCCTATATTTTCTCGTTTTTAATGTTAGATTCCACCAAAACATTCCCTAATTTTCTTGGAAATATCAGAATCAACAAAACCTTTCTGCGCCATGTCATCGAGCATCTCACACGTTTTTTCGTGCGATAAACCTTTCTTATATGGTCTGTCCTCGGTTAATGCCTGATAAATATCAATACATGCCATAATACGTTCCGGTTCATTTAATTCATCCGCAGTTTTCCCAAAAGGATAGCCTTTTCCATTTAATTTTTCATGATGGAAAGCTGCCCAGTCTCGTATTTCTTCAAAATCATTAACCTCTGATAATATAAGGTATGTATAGCCAGCATGATTCTTCATTTTTGAAAATTCATCATCCGTAAGCTTATCCGGTTTTTCCAAAATTTCATTGCCTACTGCCATCTTCCCAATATCATGCAGTGCACCAGCCAGATACATTTTTTGCACATTAATAGAATCATATCCGATATATTGAGCAAAAAAAGCTGCTTTTTCAGCCACTCCTATAGAATGTCTGCTTGTAAAAGAAGATTTATAATCTACAATCATTGCAAAAAAATCTGCGACATTTTTACACGTTTTCCAATCAAAAACCTGTTTTTGTCTTGGGATAATCTCCCATAGCTTCGTTTCAAAAGAACCATCACTTAAACACATAAAAGATTCGGAATGTGTGAATGCATGAAGAAAAGCATTCACACATTCTGAATCAAATAATCCGTCCCTATTTTTTAAAAGGTACTGACATATAAAATTCCAACTGTTATTTCCTATAATATCAATGGTATCTGCAAGATGAATAATCCTTGCAAACAATGGAATTTCATTCCACTTTTTTTGAAAAGGACCAGTTCCATCGGCATGTTCATGATGATACAAAATCACATTTGACACATCTGTTTTAAATGGAATTTTAGTAATATTTTTTTCACCATAAATACAATGAAGATTTGTTTTTTTCTCGGATAAATCTTTTTTACAATTAATGACGGAATCCTTTTTCAGTTCTTCCGAAATATATTGTGTCAAAGCATTATCATGCAGTAAAGCACACATGGCTAAATCTTGTAATTCATCACCTTCAATTTTCCAATATTCAGCCATGCATATACTTATATAAGCCACTCTTTTTCCATGTTTGTTTTTGATATTTACCAACTCTGCTTCTATACAGTCCAAAGCATAAGAACAGGCTCCTGCAAGTCCGATGATATCTATACTTAGTTCTTCTTTCATTGTTATAATCCTATCATAATACATTTATGCTTCTGAGAACTGGTCTTTTCCAACAGAGCATAACGGACATTCAAAATCTTCTGGAATATCCTCCCACTTTGTACCAGGTGCAATACCACCTTCTGGATAGCCCTTCTCCTCATCGTATTCCCATCCGCAAACATCACATACGTATTTCATTCGTTGTTCCTCCTTGTAAATATATTAATACACAGCCTATATTACTGTTATATTTGTGTTGTTCTGTAATCTTAATATGTATAAATGCTTTTAGCATTTCCATAATCCATGCAGGTTACAATATGCATATACTTCTTCTACCTGTTCACCATCGCAAAGACAAAAATCTGCTACCGGCTCCTGCCCTGGATTTAACTGTTTTCTGTATATTCCCTGGTTTGTATTTAATGTAATCCACTCAATGAAATGCTCTTCAAGCATTGGATGTTTTGTCTCTCCAACCACGACATGAACATGACTGCCTTCCACTGTATATACTTCCATGTGTAAAATTTATAATTCAATTGTCTCTATAATCTTTTTCAAAGAATCTGCGGATTCTTTAAGCTTTAGCGCTTCCTCACCACTTAAATTAATAGGTATATCAGACTCAATACCATCTGCACCTACAATAGCTGGCATACTTAACGATACTCCGTCAATATCATATACTCCATGAATCATGTGTGATACAGGAAGTATTGATTTTTCATCTCTCATAATCACTTCGCAAATTCTTTTTACAGACATTGCAATTCCATAATATGTAGCGTGCTTTTTGTTTATAATCTCATAAGCACTGTTCTTGACTGCTGTAGCTATTTCTGCCGTGTTTTCCTTGTGCTTGTAATGTCCTCGCATTTCACACATTTCACTTAATGGAACACCAGATACATTGGCTGATGACCATACTACTACTTCGCTGTCTCCATGCTCACCTACTATAAATGCATGAACACTCCTGCTGTCCACAGATAAATGCTCACCAAGCTTATATCTTAATCTTGCACTATCTAACACAGTACCCGATCCAATAACCCTGTTTTCTGGAAGTCCTGATAACTTTATGGCTACCTGAGTCAGGATATCTACCGGATTCGCAACTACAAGCATGATACCTGCAAAATTTCTCTTTGCTATTTCAGGAATAATTGACTTAAATATTGCTACATTTTTATTTACGAGATCAAGCCTTGTCTCTCCCGGCTTCTGTCCCGCTCCGGCAGATATGACAACAATTGCAGCATCAGCCACATCATCATAATCTCCGGCATATATTTTCATCGGACTCGCAAATGGAATACCATGACTGATATCCATCGCTTCTCCTTCTGCCTTGTTCTTATCTGCATCGATAAGGACAATCTCTGTAAACAAGCCACTCTGCATCAGAGCAAATACCGATGCAGAACCAACAAAGCCACAGCCTATCATTACTGCTTTTTTTGAATTAATAACTTTCATCTTCGTAATAATCTCATCTCCTTAATCAATATAAACAGTCCATAACTCAACTTATACATTGCTTTCCTATCCATACTTTTCCTCCTTTATCTTCTCCCTGCATTTCGGGCAAATGCCTTTAAATGAAATATCATAATCCACAAATTCAATTCCATGAGTGTTATGAATTCTTTCCAGCAAATCCGGTATTTGATCCATATCCACATCAAAAACTTCACCGCACTTTATACATCTTACATGGTAATGATTTTTCAATGTAAAATCAAATCGGTTCGGTCCATCCGGAACTTCAACCTTTCTTAATGCACCTTCCTCTACCAATATATCAAGATTTCTATATACAGTTCCTTTTCCAATTGTTGGATATGCTTCTTTTATAAATTCATACACTTCATTTGCCGTAACGTGTCTTCTCATTTCGTATACAGTATTTCTTACAAGATCTTTTTGAATGGTATTTCTCCTACTTGTCATTAGTTCTCCTTATTAGGATTAGTTCTTAATAAAGATTGTATATCACTATCATCCTGTTGTCAATAAAAAATAGTAATAATTCTCATTATTATAAAAGATGCCAAACTGAGCATCTTTTACCTGAATAACTATTTCATTTTACGTTCAAATACATATTCTGAATCTGAAGATAAATCAGACCTAAACAAATATCCGAGTCTGTCAAATTTCTGAATCTCCGCCGGATTTTCAATATTATTTTCCGCTATGAATCTGACCATTTCACCACGAGCCATCTTGGCATAGGTACCTTTTGTTACCAATTTATCTCCGGATAACTCACAAAATACAATCGTAATATATCTGTCCTGTGGTGTCAGATACTTTTCTATACATTTTGAGTATTCTTTTGATGCAAGATTAATGATAATCCTACTGTCATCGATTACTGAGCGGTATAACAATTCTCCCCAGTACTCATACATATTTTTTGCATCTCCAATTCCAACCTTTGCCTGCATTTCAAGACGATAAGGAGTCACACCATCCATTGGTTTTAAAATGCCATAAAACGCAGACAAGATTCTTAAATGATTTTGCAAATACTCAAACTGCTGGATTTCAAACACAGATGGTGCCATATATTGAAATGCAATCCCTTCATATGCTAAAACAGCCGGAGTAAGCCTGTTATAAAGATTCATATTTTCCAATCTGTTAAAGTTCTGCTCTGCAATCTTGTCATTACATTTCCAGATAGCTTTCAGTTCTTCTTTTGATTTGCTTTTCATCCAGTTTAATACTTCTGCTGTCTTATCAATATAGACAGGCAATTCAAGCGGTGCTAAGTTATCGGTATCTACAATCATCTTTTTTGCAGGTGATAAAATAATCTTCATTATGCCAATTCCTTAAGCATATTTTCAGGATCATCTGCCGCCTTGACTTTATCATTTGCCTTTATAATGATTCCCTGCTCATCAATAAGATATGTAGTTCTTACTACACCCATAGATACTTTTCCATAATTTTTCTTT is a genomic window of [Eubacterium] eligens ATCC 27750 containing:
- a CDS encoding GNAT family N-acetyltransferase; amino-acid sequence: MIIREVNENKKQFISLLLLADEQENMIDRYIEKGTMYVLEDDNVKAECVVTDEGNGILEIKNIAVNPENQGMGYGKTLIDFIASQYADEYSILQVGTGDSPLTIPFYEKCGFVRFHKIPNFFTDNYDHPIYEGGVQLIDMVYLQRHI
- a CDS encoding HD-GYP domain-containing protein; this translates as MYYDRIITMKEELSIDIIGLAGACSYALDCIEAELVNIKNKHGKRVAYISICMAEYWKIEGDELQDLAMCALLHDNALTQYISEELKKDSVINCKKDLSEKKTNLHCIYGEKNITKIPFKTDVSNVILYHHEHADGTGPFQKKWNEIPLFARIIHLADTIDIIGNNSWNFICQYLLKNRDGLFDSECVNAFLHAFTHSESFMCLSDGSFETKLWEIIPRQKQVFDWKTCKNVADFFAMIVDYKSSFTSRHSIGVAEKAAFFAQYIGYDSINVQKMYLAGALHDIGKMAVGNEILEKPDKLTDDEFSKMKNHAGYTYLILSEVNDFEEIRDWAAFHHEKLNGKGYPFGKTADELNEPERIMACIDIYQALTEDRPYKKGLSHEKTCEMLDDMAQKGFVDSDISKKIRECFGGI
- a CDS encoding rubredoxin, which codes for MKYVCDVCGWEYDEEKGYPEGGIAPGTKWEDIPEDFECPLCSVGKDQFSEA
- the yaaA gene encoding peroxide stress protein YaaA: MKIILSPAKKMIVDTDNLAPLELPVYIDKTAEVLNWMKSKSKEELKAIWKCNDKIAEQNFNRLENMNLYNRLTPAVLAYEGIAFQYMAPSVFEIQQFEYLQNHLRILSAFYGILKPMDGVTPYRLEMQAKVGIGDAKNMYEYWGELLYRSVIDDSRIIINLASKEYSKCIEKYLTPQDRYITIVFCELSGDKLVTKGTYAKMARGEMVRFIAENNIENPAEIQKFDRLGYLFRSDLSSDSEYVFERKMK
- a CDS encoding bacteriohemerythrin is translated as MYEMKPEYYIGIDMIDEEHKQLFKYADEAYELLHDEFTPDKYDRINIILENLRNYTVKHFSDEEQYMESINYKKIFTQKVQHQEFIHKLDEFMEHHNDEVEDQDEQIMGILKYLTEWLVNHILYVDGQIPKG
- a CDS encoding L-lactate dehydrogenase; its protein translation is MKVINSKKAVMIGCGFVGSASVFALMQSGLFTEIVLIDADKNKAEGEAMDISHGIPFASPMKIYAGDYDDVADAAIVVISAGAGQKPGETRLDLVNKNVAIFKSIIPEIAKRNFAGIMLVVANPVDILTQVAIKLSGLPENRVIGSGTVLDSARLRYKLGEHLSVDSRSVHAFIVGEHGDSEVVVWSSANVSGVPLSEMCEMRGHYKHKENTAEIATAVKNSAYEIINKKHATYYGIAMSVKRICEVIMRDEKSILPVSHMIHGVYDIDGVSLSMPAIVGADGIESDIPINLSGEEALKLKESADSLKKIIETIEL
- a CDS encoding GNAT family N-acetyltransferase — translated: MIRQYNEDDIDAVMQIWLDTNIRAHNFISSGYWRINFDMVREMLPHAEIYVQEEDCARQIDGFIGLNDDYIEGIFVKETMQSKGIGKQLLNHAKEVKSTLKLRVYQRNEKAIKFYLRENFCI
- a CDS encoding GNAT family acetyltransferase: MEKAAELGCGALCFEGNIDFYGKSGFRQASEYGIRYHGLPGGEDASFFLCKELVPCYLDEITGEYATPEGYLVDEQDAEEFDKQTSAKVSCLCVII
- a CDS encoding Fur family transcriptional regulator; protein product: MTSRRNTIQKDLVRNTVYEMRRHVTANEVYEFIKEAYPTIGKGTVYRNLDILVEEGALRKVEVPDGPNRFDFTLKNHYHVRCIKCGEVFDVDMDQIPDLLERIHNTHGIEFVDYDISFKGICPKCREKIKEEKYG
- a CDS encoding helix-turn-helix domain-containing protein, with the translated sequence MDQKKIGSFLKELRKEKDITQEQLAEKIKVSGRTVSRWETGSNMPDISLLAQLADFYDVSIPEIIDGERKSENMNEEVKETVLKLSDYTETINQKIKGRLFVLTVIAIIGMIAFVIIEFTGLDTPGSVYERVAGAGLGLDCGMLIVLAMYLSGLLGKIKARREMKRKYNCK
- a CDS encoding pyridoxamine 5'-phosphate oxidase family protein — translated: MFREMRRFKQQITTEECKKVLKEEKRAAFSVIGDEGYPYTIPINFYYDEADNIIYFHGAKEGHKADAVNRCDKVCLTVWNQGFKKEGHWEWNPTSVVVFGKVKPVTENNIFEDRLRKLAAKYYPTTDEIEEEMERSASRTQLFAIKIEHMTGKLVNEK